A stretch of the Malus sylvestris chromosome 10, drMalSylv7.2, whole genome shotgun sequence genome encodes the following:
- the LOC126587948 gene encoding E3 ubiquitin-protein ligase WAV3-like, which yields MAAATWRKLKKSLMHKLSFHSSDSSSTSSAPASRPRRPPPLALTSSATVRPSPSSRTSSSSSSISSKLSRSFSSRISKKNCAICLSNLRAGQGQAIFTAECSHSFHFLCIANNVKHGNICCPICRSKWNDVPFQAPTNVADTQQNHLGHIHNGFNHRYQSHLPLLPQVHPEPLSFSDDEPLPSTSPSRFSGPQNVTIRTYTEYSAIPVAESRPTFPVLVSVRAPPLQGGANSHGRTPIDLVTVLDVSGSMFGTKIALLKRAVRFVIQNLGPYDRLAIVSFSNTAKRVFPLRRMTVDGRESAFLAVESLRAHGGTDIVGGLKKGVQVLEERRARNPVSSIILLSDGRDNCIYDSQNTSSPNRVSEFLNRLPASVHCSNVPIHTFGFGTDHDATTMHAISDSSSGTFSFIESVAMIQDAFAMCIGGLLSVVAQELRLTVRSASHGVQIVSIPSGRHVSEISDECQQGAVDVGNMYAEEEKQFLVYLLVPTSSATGNREGIRKTSLLDVSCVYKDLGSNESTHVQGERVEILRPKVWSPADEAVCLEVDRQRNRILVAEGIAEAQAMAEMGNLEGAQAILAQRIATILTSPAAQAGDGLCNWLEAELREIRDRMASMESYTQTGRAYVLSGLSSHSWQRATTRGDMTTQIMTMNEGGNSRSSAVGYETPTMVNMVRMSQNLGVNHTV from the exons ATGGCCGCTGCTACGTGGCGGAAGCTGAAGAAGTCGCTGATGCACAAGCTCTCATTCCACTCCTCCGATTCGTCGTCCACCTCGTCGGCGCCGGCGTCTAGGCCgcgtcgtcctcctcctctcgCCTTAACCTCCTCCGCCACCGTCCGCCCCTCTCCGTCGTCTcgcacctcctcctcctcctcctccatctcCTCCAAGCTCTCCCGCAGCTTCAGCTCTCGCATCTCCAAG AAAAATTGCGCCATTTGCCTGAGTAACCTGAGAGCAGGGCAAGGCCAAGCCATCTTCACTGCTGAGTGCTCCCACTCTTTCCACTTCCTTTGCATTGCCAACAATGTCAAACATGGAAATATTTGCTGCCCCATCTGCCGTTCCAAGTGGAATGATGTGCCTTTCCAAGCTCCCACCAACGTTGCAGATACTCAACAAAACCACTTGGGTCACATCCATAACGGTTTTAACCATCGTTACCAGTCTCACCTCCCATTGCTGCCCCAGGTCCATCCCGAGCCACTTAGCTTCTCAGATGATGAGCCTCTCCCGTCCACCTCACCTAGTCGATTCTCTGGCCCCCAAAATGTTACAATCAGGACTTATACAGAGTACTCTGCTATCCCTGTTGCAGAATCTCGCCCAACATTTCCTGTTCTTGTCAGCGTTCGAGCACCACCCCTTCAAGGAGGTGCAAACAGCCATGGTCGTACCCCCATTGACCTTGTAACAGTTCTGGATGTAAGTGGCAGCATGTTTGGCACAAAAATTGCCCTTCTCAAGCGCGCTGTCAGATTTGTCATACAAAACTTGGGGCCTTATGACCGGCTTGCCATAGTTTCATTCTCAAATACTGCTAAAAGGGTCTTCCCTCTCCGAAGAATGACTGTTGATGGTCGTGAAAGCGCCTTTCTAGCAGTCGAGTCTCTTAGAGCACATGGTGGAACCGACATTGTTGGAGGACTCAAGAAAGGAGTTCAGGTCCTTGAAGAACGCCGGGCAAGGAATCCAGTTTCTAGCATCATCCTCTTATCTGATGGAAGGGACAATTGCATCTATGACTCACAGAATACTTCAAGTCCAAACCGGGTCTCTGAGTTCTTGAACCGATTGCCAGCTTCGGTACATTGTAGCAATGTTCCCATCCACACATTTGGGTTTGGCACTGACCATGATGCCACTACTATGCATGCTATATCTGATTCATCCAGTGGCACCTTTTCCTTCATTGAGTCAGTTGCTATGATACAAGATGCCTTTGCTATGTGCATTGGTGGTCTTCTCAGTGTTGTGGCTCAGGAACTTCGACTCACAGTTAGGTCAGCATCGCACGGGGTGCAGATTGTATCAATACCATCAGGGAGACATGTGAGTGAGATTTCTGACGAGTGTCAACAAGGTGCTGTTGATGTTGGAAATATGTATGCAGAAGAGGAGAAACAGTTTCTGGTGTACCTTTTAGTTCCAACATCATCAGCAACTGGAAACAGGGAAGGCATAAGGAAGACATCACTGTTGGATGTGTCATGCGTGTACAAGGATCTAGGCTCAAATGAGTCAACCCATGTGCAAGGTGAGAGAGTAGAGATATTAAGACCCAAGGTTTGGTCCCCTGCAGATGAGGCAGTGTGTTTGGAGGTCGACCGTCAGAGGAATAGAATTCTGGTGGCTGAAGGTATTGCAGAGGCACAAGCAATGGCTGAAATGGGAAATCTAGAAGGTGCACAGGCTATTTTGGCACAACGAATAGCAACCATCTTAACATCACCGGCAGCACAAGCTGGGGATGGTCTCTGTAATTGGCTGGAAGCTGAGCTTCGAGAAATCAGGGATAGAATGGCTAGTATGGAATCATACACACAGACCGGGCGTGCTTATGTTCTTTCAGGGTTGAGCTCACATTCATGGCAGAGAGCCACAACTAGGGGTGACATGACAACCCAGATTATGAccatgaatgaaggtggaaactCACGCAGCAGCGCCGTTGGCTATGAAACACCTACTATGGTTAACATGGTAAGGATGTCGCAGAATCTTGGGGTTAATCACACGGTTTAG